TAGCTGGCGGCGACCTTGAGCGCCTCGTCGAACTGGCCCAGCCGCAGCCGGGTCTGCACCGCGCCGGAGGGGCAGCCGGTGGTGGCCATGATGCCCTCGGCGTGCTCGGCGATCAGCTCCATGTCCATCCGGGGCCACTTGACGTAGTGCCCCTCCATGGAGGCGCGCGAGTTGAGGGTGAAGAGGTTCTTCAGGCCCTGCGCGTTCTTCGCCCACATGGTCTTGTGGGTGATCGCGCCGTTACCGGAGATGTCGTCGCTCTTCTGTTCCGGCCGACCCCACTTGACCCGCGCCTTGTGATAGCGCGACTCGGGCGCCACGTACGCCTCGACGCCCAGGATCGGGGTGATCCCGGCGGCCATCGCCTGGTTGTAGAAGTCGTTCGCGCCGTGCATGTTGCCGTGGTCGGTGATCGCCACCGCCGGCATGCCCAGCCGGTTGGCCTCGGCGAACAGGTCCTTGAGCCGGGCCGCCCCGTCGAGCATCGAGTACTCGGTGTGCACGTGCAGATGCGCGAACGAATCGGCCATGCGTGGCGCCCCCCGGCGATGTGGATCTTGTTGGTCGGAGCCGACCGGGACCTACCCTACCGAGGTGATCTCGGCGGCTCCACCGTCCGCGCCGAGGGTGGCCCTCGTCTCCCCCACAGCTAGTCTCTGACGATGGCGAGGTACTACGACGTGCACCCGGAGAACCCGCAACCCCGGATCATCGGTCAGGTCGCCGACCTGATCCGCGGCGGTGGGCTGGTCGCCTACCCGACGGATTCCTGCTACGCGCTCGGCATCCAACTGGGCAACCAGGACGGGCTGGACCGGATCCGCCAGATCCGTCACCTCGACGATCGGCACCACTTCACGCTCGTCTGCCGGGACTTCGCGCAGCTGGGCCAGTTCGTCCAGATCAGCAACTCGGTCTTCCGTCTGGTGAAGGCGTCCACCCCGGGTAGCTACACCTTCATCCTGCCGGCCACCCGTGAGGTGCCCCGCCGGATGCTGCACCCCAGGAAACGCACCGTCGGTGTCCGCGTACCCCGGCACACCGTGACCCAGGCGCTGCTGGCCGAGCTGGGCGAGCCGCTGGTGTCGAGCACCCTGGCCCTGCCCGGCGACGACGAGCCGATGACCCAGGGGTGGGAGATCAAGGAACGTCTCGACCACCAGCTCGACGCGGTCGTCGGCGCCGGCGACTGCGGCAAGGAACCGACGACGGTGGTCGACCTGTCCGGCTCCGAGCCGGAGATCCTGCGCCGGGGCGCGGGAGACGTGTCCCGCTTCGAGTAGGCGCGCCGGCCCGGTCCGCGCACCCGCCCCAACCAACCCGCTCCTACCGCCGTTCGGCGCCGGGTGGCTGTCGCGCGCCCACTGGACCAGCCGACCGAGAGATCCCCGCAAGCCGCCAAGCTGGCGCATTGTTATTGGTCTAGACAACACTGTGTGGCACACAGTATGGTGTGACACATGGTTAGCGAGGACGTTCTACGGACGCACCTACAGGAGCTGCGTCGAGGCACCGTCGTGGTAGCCAGCCTGGTCGCGCTGCGCCGACCGGACTACGGCTACGCACTGCTGCAACGGCTCACCGACCACGGCTTCCCGGTGGACGCCAACACGCTCTACCCGCTGCTGCGCCGGCTGGAGGACCAGGGCCTGCTGACCAGCGAGTGGAACACCGAGGAGAGCCGGCCGCGCAAGTTCTACCGGACCAGCGACGAGGGCGAGTCGATGCTGGACCGTCTCCTCGACGACCTCGCCGCCGTGCAGACCTCCATCACCGGGCTGATCCAAGGAGTGGACCGATGAACACCCTGACCGACCGCTACCTCGCCGCCACCCTGCGCTCGGTGCCCACCCAGCGCCGCAACGAGATCGCCAACGAGCTGCGCGCCTCGATCGAGGACATGATCGAGGACCGGGCCGGCGGCGGCCAGGACACCACCACCGCCGAGCGGGAGGTGCTCACCGAGCTGGGCAACCCCGACCTCCTGGCCGCGCAGTACGCCGACCGCCGGTTGCAGCTCATCGGCCCGACGTACTACCTGGTCTGGCTACGGCTGCTGAAACTGCTGCTCAGCTTCATCCCGGCGCTCGTCGGCACGATCGTCGCCATCGTCGACGTGGCGGAGGGCAAGGGCTTCGGGGCCATCGGCACCGGCATCGTCGTCGCCCTCCACGTGACCGTTCATATCGCCTTCTGGCTCACCCTGACCTTCGCCCTCATCGAGCGCTCCCAGCCGACCATGGACCTGCCCGGCTGGACCGTCGACCAGCTGCCCGACGTTCCCGTGCACAAGGACGTCTCCCTCGTCGACACCATCGCGTCGGTGGCCATGCTGGTGCTCACCATCGGCTACCTGCCGTTCCAGCACTACCAGTCCTGGGTGCACGGCAACGACGGCGACAACATTCCGATCCTCGACCCGGCCCTGTGGTCGTTCTGGCTGCCGGCGCTGATCGTGGTACTGGTCGCTACCGTGATCTTCGAGATCGTCAAGTACCGGATCGGGCGCTGGAACTGGGCCCTGTTCGGCACCAAGGCGCTGCTCAACCTGGCGTTCACGGTGCCGGTGCTGTGGTTGGCGCTCTCCGACCGGCTGCTCAACCCGGCCCTGGCCGAGCGCCTGAGCTGGCTGGCGGAGACGGACAACCGGAACACCCTGGGCGCTTTCATCGCCGTGGGCGTGGCCGTGGTCCTGATCTGGGACCTCATCGACACCGCCATCAAGACCCGCCGTCAGACGGCATGAGCAGCAGCCGACCAGGCGGCCCGGTGCGGACCCCGCGCCGGGCCGCCGCCCGTCCGCCGTACCACGGCTCGGCGGTACGGCGCGGGGAGCGGCCGTGGCGGCCGGCCTGGCCGGCGTGGCATCGTTCCGGGATGACCGTGGCACAGCGTGACGAATGGCGTCGCCCGGGCCCGACACCGGAGCAGCGCCGAATCGATCTCTGGCTCGGGCTGGCGGTGACCCTGCTGGCGCTGGTCAGCCTCACTCTGACCCGCAGCGCCGGGGCGTTCCTGCTGGGCCCGCCGCCCTCCTGGCCGGAGCAGCTGCTCTGGACCGTCGCGGTGACCCTGCCGCTGATCTGGCGACGGCGTAGGCCGGCCGCGACTCTGCTGGTCGTCGCGGTGGCGTTCATCGCCGCGCAGGCACGATCGGCCCCGGAGACCCAGTTCTCCTCCTGGGCACTGTTCTGCGCCCTCTACACCCTCGGCGCCTGGGGGCAGGACCATCAACTGGCCCGCCGGCTGCGGATCGGCGTGATCGCCACGATGTTCGCCTGGCTGGGGATCTACTACGCGGTGACCATCGACCACATCCCGCCCGATGCCTTCGCCGACGCGGTCGGTCCGGTGCCACCGGTACTCGCCGCGATGGTCACCGGCGCACTGGTCAACGTGCTGGTCTTCGGATTCGCGTACTTCTTCGGCGAGACCGCCTGGGTGGCCGCGCGGCGCGAGCATGAGCTGCGCGCCCAGGCCGAGGACCTGCGCCGGTCGCAGGCCGAGTCCCGGGAGCGGGCGGTGCTCGGCGAACGGGTCCGGATCGCCCGGGAACTACACGACGTGGTCGCCCACCACGTGTCGGTGATGGGGGTACAGGCGTCCGCCTGCCGCCGGGTGTTCGACCGCGACCCGGGCAAGGCCCGCACGGCGCTGGCCGCCATCGAGCAGAGCGCCCGCACCGCCGTGGACGAGCTGCGCCGAATGCTCGGCGTGCTGCGGACCTCTGCCGGCGCCGACGCCGAGCCGCCGGCGGCCGGCGGCGTCGAACGGATCGGTGAGCTGGTCGAGCGGGCCCGGGCCGCGGGACTGACGGCCACCCTCGGGGTGTACGGCAGCCCGGTTGCGCTGCCCGAATCGGTCTCCCAGGCGGCCTACCGGGTGACGCAGGAAGCGGTGACGAACACGCTGAAGCACGCCGGAGCGGACCTGCTGGACGTGCGGGTCCGGTACCTGGCCCGGGAGATGGAGGTCGACGTGACCGACGACGGACGGGCGGGCGGCACGGCCAACGCCCTGGGGCTGGGTCTGATCGGGATGCGCGAACGGGTCACCGCGCACGACGGCGACCTGGAGGCTGGGCCGCGAGCCGGCGGTGGCTGGCGGGTACGCGCCCGCTTCCCGCTGGCGGCGTCGGCGGACCCACCGGTCGGCACGCAGCGCGAGCCGAGCGAAGGGCACCAGCTGGCAGCCAGCGCGGAGCGTTCGGCATGAGCACCGCACCAACCCACGACGCACCAGACGCCGGCCGGCCGGTCCGGGTCCTGCTCGCCGACGACCAGCACCTCGTCCGCACCGGCTTCCGGGTCATCCTCGAGGTGGAGGACGACATCGAGGTGGTGGGCGAGGCCGCGGACGGCGCACGCGCCGTCACGATGGCCCGGGCCACCGGTCCCGATGTCGTGCTGATGGACGTGGAGATGCCCGGAATGGACGGGCTGGAGGCCACCCGCCTGATCACCGGCGAGGGGCCCGGGGCGCCCGCGGTGCTGATCCTCACCACCTTCGACCGCGACGACTACCTGTTCGCCGCCCTGCGGGCCGGGGCCAGCGGCTTCCTGCTCAAGAACGGCACCCCGGAGGAGCTGGTCGAGGCGATCCGGGTGCTGGCCCGCGGCGACGGCCTGCTCGCCCCGGAGATCACCCGCCGGGTGATCTCCACCTTCGCCCGTCCCGGCGATCCGACCGGCGCCGCCCGCAACGGGCCGGACGCCGAGGCCGCCCTGGCCGAGCTGACCCCGCGCGAACGGGAGGCGCTGGTGCTGCTCGCCGCCGGGGCGAGCAACGCGGAGATCGCGGCGGCGATGCACCTGGGCGAGGCGACGGTGAAGACCCACGTGAGCCGGGTGTTGGCCAAGCTCGGCCTGCGCGACCGGGTGCAAGCGGTCGTCTTCGCGTACGAGAACGGGGTGGTCCGCCCCGGCGGCTGACCGGCATCCGCCGCACGGCGGACCCGCCAGTTCAGCCCCCGGGCGGACGGCGGACCGACGTATTCGATCTAGCGTGGGTGCGTGACCAGAACACTCCGCCTGAACGGCGTCGACCGCAGCTTCGGCGATCGGCAGGTGCTCAAGAGCGTGTCCTTCGAGGTGGCCGCCGGCCGGATGACCGGCTTCGTCGGCGCCAACGGCGCCGGCAAGACCACCACAATGCGGATCATCCTGGGCGTGCTCGCCCCGGACGCCGGCGAGGTGAGTTGGGGTGACGTGCCGCTGACCCGGGAGGACCGGCAGCGGTTCGGCTACATGCCCGAGGAACGCGGCCTCTACCCCAAGATGACCGTACGGGAGCAGGTGACCTACCTGGGCCGGTTGCACGGCCTCGACGCCACCGCCGCCCGGCGCTCCACCGACACCCTGCTGGAGCGGGTCGGGCTGGGCGAGCGCGGCGACGACCTGCTGGAGACGCTGTCGCTGGGCAACCAGCAGCGCGCCCAGATCGCGGCCGCGCTGGTGCACGACCCGGAGGTGCTGGTGCTCGACGAGCCGTTCTCCGGCCTCGACCCCCTCGCCGTGGACACCGTCGTCGCCGTGCTGCGCGAACGCGCCGCCGCCGGGGTGCCGGTGCTCTTCTCCAGCCACCAACTGGACGTGGTGGAGCGGCTCTGCGACGACCTGGTGATCATCGGCGACGGGGTGATCCGCGCCGCCGGTAGCCGGCAGCAGCTGCGCGACTCGTACACCGTGCCCCGCTTCGAGCTGGTGGTGGCCACCGACGCCGGCTGGGTGCGCGACGAGCCCGGCGTGACCCTGGTCGAGCTGGACGGCGCGCGAGCGGTGTTCGACCTGCCGGCCGGCGCCGACGAACAGCCGGTGCTGCGCGCGGCCCTCGCCCGGGGCCCGGTCCGGGCCTTCCGCCCGGTCAGCCCCTCGCTCACCGAGATCTTCCGAGAGGTCACCCAGTGAACGTCATCCAGGCCACCCGGCTGGTCGCCGCCCGCGAGATCCGGGTCAAGCTCCGCGACCGTACCTTCCTGTTCGGCACGCTGTTCTTCCTGCTGATCGCCGCGGCGGGCACCATCCTGCCGCCGTTGCTCTCCGGCGGGCCGCAGAGCGTCGCGGTCACCCAGGAGGCCGCTGGCCCGCTGCGGGCCGCCGGTCTCGAGGTCCGCGTGGTGCCCGACGACCCCGCCGCCGAACAGGCCGTCCGTGACGGCGACGTGGACGCCGCTGTGGTTTCCGGCCCGGCGGTGCTCGCCATGGACGAGGCCCCCGACGAGGTGGTCCGGGCACTGAGCACCGCCCCGCCGGTGCGACTGCTGGATCCGGACGCGGTCGACCCGGTGGTGGCGTTCCTGGTGCCGTTCGTCTTCGCGTTCGTCTTCTTCCTCACCTCGCAGACGTTCGGCCTGCAGATCGCGCAGAGCGTCACCGAAGAGAAGCAGACCCGGATCGTGGAGATCCTGGTCGCGGCCGTACCGGTACGGGCGCTGCTGGCCGGCAAGGTGATCGCCGGCGGCATCCTGGCGCTCGGGCAGATCGCGTTGATCGCCATCGTGGCCGTCGCCGGTATGCAGATAGGCGACAGCGGCGAACTGCTCACCCTGCTCGCCCCGGCGATCGGCTGGTTCGTGCCGTTCTTCCTGCTCGGCTTCGTGCTGCTGGCCGCGATGTGGGCGGCGGCCGGCGCGCTGGTCAACCGGCAGGAGGACATCGCCGGTGCGTCCACGCCGGTGCAGCTCGCCGTCATGCTGCCGTTCTTCGCGGTGATCTTCCTCAACGACAACGCCGCGGCCATGCGGCTGCTGTCCTACCTGCCGTTCTCGTCGCCCACGGCGATGCCCCTGCGGCTGTTCACCGGAGACGCCGCCGTCTGGGAGCCGTTCGTCTCGCTGGCCATCCTGCTGGCCACCGCCGGGGCGTTCGTGGTCGCCGGGGCGCGGATCTATGAGGGGTCGCTGCTGCGGACCAACGGGCGCACCTCGTTGCGCGCCGCCTGGCGGGAGCGGGAAACCATCGGCTGAGCCCGGGTTCGCCCATCCGGGGCGCCGACGTCCTGATCGGACGTCGGCGCCCGTTCGCGCTCACCGGGCGGGCGGCACCTCGTCCCAGCCGACGGGCAACCGGGGCGCCGACCAGGCAGGGGCCGGCCGCCACGCCGCCCACGCCGGATCCCACCAGCGCTGCCCCGCGTCGAGCAGCGCGGCGATCCGGTCGCCCTCGCCCCGGATGGCGTCCGCCATGCCCGGGTAGCGCCCCTCGACGAGGCGCTGCGCGAACATCTCCACGTCCTTCCAGACGTACCGGTCGGCGCCCGCGCCCCACCACAGGTCCAGCTCGTGGTCCAGGGTGTCCACCCCGATCGGGGTACGCCGCAACGGGTCCTGGAGGTTGAAGTACCAGCCGGCGAAGTCGCGCTCCGGCCCGGTCCAGAACACGTCGACCGAGTGCGCCTCGCCGGGGCGGTGCAGCATCAGCTTGCCGTGCCCCTGCCAGGCGCGGTGCCCGGCGACCTCCCACGGGTGCCGCCCACACGGGAAGTCGCCTGCCCCTGGGAAGCCGAAATCGGCCCCCGGCGGCAGGTAGAGGGCGAGCAGGTCAGGCGAGTCCTCGACGCAGATCGTCGGGCAGCCGAACCAGACCTCGCCGAGCAGGATCTCGCGCCGGACAACCGTGTCGCCCGGCGCGAACGCCGTCACCCCCACGGACCAGTTCCCCTCGCTCGACCGACTATCCGCCGGGAAGCGTAGAGGCTCACCGGCGGTACGTCTCGTGGACGCTCCGTCGGCCGGGCGGCAGTGCGAGTCGGAGGTCGGACAGAACGATTCGACGGGACCACCGGTCGTGACCGCCTGCCCTAGGATCCATGGAAACCGGTCGAAGGGTGGTCGGATGACGGAGGGGTTCGAGGCCGTCCTGGCGCAGGCTCGTCAGGCATTGCAGGCGGTGCGCTCCGGTGCGAGCGCCGGAGACGAGCCAGCCGCCGAGGGCACCGGCACCGCGTGCGACGGGCTGGTCCAGATCACCGCCCAGGGCGGGCGACTGACCGACGTGACCGTCAATCCTCGTGCGCTGCGGCTGCCCGCCGAGGATCTCGCCGAGGGCTTCCGCGAGGCGGTCAACGCGGCACTGGCCGACATGGAGGCGAAGTCCGCCCCGGAGTCGCCACCGATCACCGACCCGGCCGCCCTGTCCGAGCAACTGGAACGCCTGCAGGAGCAGAGCGCGCAGCAGATGGCCCGGTACACCCGGTCCATCGAGGAGACGCTCGGCCGGATGCGGGAACGGGGGTAGGGCGATGGCCGGCTTCGAGGTCGATCCCGGGTCGCTGCGCGGCAGCGCCGGCTCGCTCGACCAGGTGGTGGACCGGCTGGCGGACGCCCTCACCGAGTTCGAGGGCACCGTCCAGGCGCTCGGCGAGCCGTGGGGCGCCGACGACATCGGCACCCTGATCGGCGAGTTGTACCACGGCATCCACGACCTGGCGATGAGCTGCTTCGAGGGCAACGGCGAGGTCCTCGGGCAGTTCGCCGAAGGCCTGCACACCATGGCCGACACCTTCGACGAGGTCGAACAGGAGATCGACGCCGGCCTGCGCCGGATCGGCCAGCTGCTGGGTGAGGGCTGACCGATGGGGCTGCAACTGCCCGGAGAGCTGGTCTCCCTGCTCGGCATGCTCGGCTACAGCTGGCCGGAGGCCGACGAGGAGAAGCTGTTCGAGCTCGGCCAGCACTGGCTGGGGCTGGCGGCGACCGTTCAGGCGGTCGGCGACGACGCGCAGCGCACCGGCGAGGCGGTGTGGACGGCCAACAGCGGCCAGGCCGTGAGTGCGTTCCAGGCCAGGTGGAGCGGCGCGGAGGCGCCGGTGACCAACCTGGCCGACGGCGTGACCGCGGCCCAGGGAGTGGCCATCGGGCTCTTCGTAGCGGCCGGGGTGATTCTCACCCTGAAGATCAGCGTCATCGTGCAGCTGGTGATCCTGGCGGTGCAGATCGCGCAGGCGATCGCCACCGCGGTGGCCACGTTCGGCGCCTCGCTCCTCGAGATCCCGATCTTCAAGATGATCACCTCCCTGATCATCGACCAGCTGCTCGGCCTCGCCGTCGGGGCGCTGCTCAATGGGTAAGGGCAAGCTACGCCGGATGCGACGGCAGGGGCGGGGCGGCTTCGCCCGGGGCATGTTCGGCCCACTCGGGGACCTGCTGCGCCCCGGCCAGGACCTGACCAACCTCGACCTGCCGCGCAACAAGCTGCGCTATCCCGGCGCCACGCCCTTCCCGGTCCGGTCGCTGCGCGGCGTCTCCATCGGGTCACTGCGCAAACAGCGGCCTCGCAACTGGACCGAGACCCCGACCCGCAACAACGAGGGCTTCATCTGGAAGGACGAGAACGGCGTCGAGCGGCTCAGGTTCATGCGACCCACCGGCGACAATCCGAGCGCCAGCCAGTGGAGCCGACAGGCCAACGGCTACCTTCGCTGGCAGTCCTCCCAGTCCGGCGACAGCCCGACGGATAACCTCTTCCTCGACCAGGACGGCAACCTGGTCGACAAGAGCGATCCGCTGTTCGCCGAGAAGACCCACATCGTGTACGAAGGCCCGTATCCATGATCCATGAAGGAGACCCGGTGGAGCCGATGCGCGACCCTCGGGCGGCGCTCAACCACATCATGGAGGCGCTCGTCTTCAGCTACCGCTACGACCCGGACGAGCGGACGTTCGTCCTCGTCACCGAGTTTCCGCTGAAGTCCCCGGGCAGCATCCGCGAGTTCGCCGCGTTCGTCTTCACGGACGTCGACTTCGAGCGCCTGGCCGGCGACCTTGCGCCCTACCAGCGATTCGGAGAGGCGTACAGCGGTGTCGGCCCGGGCGGCATGGTGGTGCAGGACGTCCAGCAGCGGGACATCGGGCCGGACCGGCACCGGTTGGAGCTGTGGTTCGGCGACAACTTCGGCGGCGTGGCGGTCGTCTACGGCCAACTCCGCGGCTTCACCCGCGGATCGACGGCCGAGCAGGTGGGGCCGCGCCAGTGGGTCTACCGCGACTCGCGTACCAACGAGCGGTTCGACCTGGACTTCCCGTTCCCGAGCCTGGTCGGCCCGGCGGCCTGACCGAGAAGGTCGATTCCCGCCGGACGATCAAACGGTCCGGCGGGAATCAGCGCCAGTGTCACCGCGTCAGGCGTCCACCGCGGCCATCACGTCGTCGCTGACGTCGAAGTTCGCGTAGACGTTCTGCACGTCGTCGCAGTCCTCCAGGACGTCGATCAGCTTGAAGATCTTGCGCGCGCCCTCCTCGTCCAGCGGGATGTTCATGCTGGGGATGAGGGACGACTCGGCCGACTCGTACTCGATGCCGGCGTCCTGCAACGCGGTGCGGACCGCGATCAGGTCGGTCGGCTCGGAGACCACCTCGTACGCCTCGCCGAGGTCGTTGACCTCTTCGGCGCCGGCGTCCAGGACGGCCATCATCACGTCGTCCTCGCTGGTGCCCTCCTTGGGGACGATCACCACGCCCTTGCGGGAGAACATGTACGACACCGAGCCGGCGTCGGCAAGCGAGCCGCCGTTACGGGTCAGCGCGGTGCGCACCTCGGTCGCCGCCCGGTTGCGGTTGTCGGTGAGGCACTCGATCAGCATCGCCACGCCGTTCGGGCCGTACCCCTCGTACATGATCGTCTGCCAGTCGGCGCCGCCGGCCTCCAGGCCGGAGCCGCGCTTGACCGCGCGGTCGATGTTGTCGTTCGGCACCGAGCTCTTCTTGGCCTTTTGAATGGCGTCGTAGAGCGTCGGGTTACCGGAGGGGTCGCCGCCACCGGTCCGCGCGGCCACCTCGACGTTCTTGATCAGCTTGGCGAACATCTTGCCGCGCTTGGCGTCGATGACGGCCTTCTTGTGCTTGGTCGTCGCCCACTTTGAGTGGCCGGACATCTCCTACCTCCGTCTGTCATTCCACGCCTGCGTCGACTGCCGCACCGATTCCGCGCCGCATCCGGCGATCCGGCGGCCGGTCGGCTCCGCGGGAGATGCCGCGCCGGGCGACGGCCCTGCCGAACCGCGGCAATCTTACCGAGGTCACACCCGGGCATGTCACACCCGGCACCCGCTCGGGGCGCCGCCGGGGCACCCGGGCCACCCAGAAGACAACGACCGGGGGCCGCGGAACATGCCCCGCGGCCGGACCGAAGGCCTCAGGCGGCCCGCACCAGGTCCACGAAGTACGCGTGCACGCGCAGGTCACCGGTCAACTCGGGGTGGAACGACGTGGCCAGCAGGTTTCCCTGCCGGACCGCCACGATCCGGTCGGCGGCCGGACCACCGGTCACCTTCCCGATCACCTCGACGCCATCACCGACCCGCTCGACCCACGGAGCGCGGATGAACACCGCGTGGAACGGCTCCCCCGGCACCCCGCTGATCTCCACCGGCGCCTCGAACGAGTCGACCTGCCGGCCGAACGCGTTGCGTCGGACCGTCATCTCGATACCGGCGAAGCCACGCTGGTCGGGGCGGCCGTCCAGCACCTCGGTGGCCAGCATGATCATGCCGGCGCAGGACCCGTAGACCGGCATGCCGTCCGCGATGCGCTTGTCGATCGGCTCACGCATCTCGAAGATGTCGGCGAGCTTGCTGATCGTGGTGGACTCGCCCCCGGGAATGACCAGCCCGTCGACCGCGTCCAGCTCCGCCGGGCGGCGCACCGGGCGGGCGTCCGCGCCCGCCGCGGCCAGGGCCGTGACGTGCTCGCGGACGTCCCCCTGGAGCGCGAGCACACCGATCACCGGTGCCATGCCCTCACCCAGTTCCTCTCGTTGTCAGGAAGGGACCCTTCCTATACCGCAGGCGTTAAGAAGGTGCCCTTCCTTCGTCACCAGCCGCGCTCGGCCAGGCGGTGCGGCTGCGGGATCTCGTCGACGTTGATGCCGACCATCGCCTCGCCCAGGCCGCGGGACACCTTGGCCAGCACGTCCGGGTCGTCGTGGAAGGTGGTGGCCTTGACGATCGCGGCGGCCCGCTGAGCCGGGTTGCCGGCCTTGAAGATGCCGGAGCCGACGAAGACGCCCTCCGCGCCGAGCTGCATCATCATCGCGGCGTCGGCCGGGGTGGCGATGCCACCGGCGGTGAACAGCACCACCGGCAGCTTGCCGCTCTCGGCGACCTCCTTGACCAGCTCGTACGGGGCCTGGAGCTCCTTGGCCGCGACGTACAGCTCGTCGGCCGGCAGCGAGGAGAGCCGACGGATCTCCTGGCGGATCTTGCGCATGTGGGTGGTGGCGTTGGAGACGTCACCGGTGCCGGCCTCGCCCTTGGAGCGGATCATGGCCGCGCCCTCGGTGATCCGGCGCAGCGCCTCGCCGAGGTTGGTAGCACCGCAGACGAAGGGCACAGTGAAGGCCCACTTGTCGATGTGGTTGGCGTAGTCGGCCGGGGTCAGCACCTCGGACTCGTCGACGTAGTCCACGCCCAGCGACTGGAGGATCTGCGCCTCCACGAAGTGGCCGATGCGGGCCTTGGCCATCACCGGGATGGAGACGGCCTCGATGATCCCGTCGATCATGTCGGGGTCGCTCATCCGGGACACCCCGCCCTGCGCGCGGATGTCGGCGGGCACCCGCTCCAGCGCCATCACCGCGACAGCACCGGCGTCCTCGGCGATCTTGGCCTGCTCCGCGTTGACCACATCCATGATCACGCCACCCTTGAGCATCTCGGCCATGCCACGCTTGACGCGGGCGGTGCCGACGACGGGGGTGGTACCGGCGTTCGGGGCGGTGGTTTCGGGCACGGGTCATCGCTCCTTGGACGTACATCTGGGGGTGGCAGCGAAAATGCTACGCCCGGGCCAACGCCGCACCGACAGCCAATCAGACCCCCGGTGGCCTGCACTGTGGCCCTCGTCACCAGCCGGGCGCAGCGGCCGGGCCTCCGCCGTCCGGTCAGTTCGCGGGCACGTCCGCGGGCACCGTCAGGGTCGGGTCGTCGATGTCGAAGTACCGAGGCCACTCGCGGCCCCGCCCCATCCGCAACAACCGCACCAGCGGACGGCTGCGCGCCGACCGGGCGTCACGGACCAGGTCGGTGTGCACCTGCCGGGACAGCGCGAGCCGGCGACTGGCGGCGATGACCGCCCC
Above is a window of Micromonospora coriariae DNA encoding:
- a CDS encoding ABC transporter ATP-binding protein, with the translated sequence MTRTLRLNGVDRSFGDRQVLKSVSFEVAAGRMTGFVGANGAGKTTTMRIILGVLAPDAGEVSWGDVPLTREDRQRFGYMPEERGLYPKMTVREQVTYLGRLHGLDATAARRSTDTLLERVGLGERGDDLLETLSLGNQQRAQIAAALVHDPEVLVLDEPFSGLDPLAVDTVVAVLRERAAAGVPVLFSSHQLDVVERLCDDLVIIGDGVIRAAGSRQQLRDSYTVPRFELVVATDAGWVRDEPGVTLVELDGARAVFDLPAGADEQPVLRAALARGPVRAFRPVSPSLTEIFREVTQ
- a CDS encoding permease prefix domain 1-containing protein, which codes for MNTLTDRYLAATLRSVPTQRRNEIANELRASIEDMIEDRAGGGQDTTTAEREVLTELGNPDLLAAQYADRRLQLIGPTYYLVWLRLLKLLLSFIPALVGTIVAIVDVAEGKGFGAIGTGIVVALHVTVHIAFWLTLTFALIERSQPTMDLPGWTVDQLPDVPVHKDVSLVDTIASVAMLVLTIGYLPFQHYQSWVHGNDGDNIPILDPALWSFWLPALIVVLVATVIFEIVKYRIGRWNWALFGTKALLNLAFTVPVLWLALSDRLLNPALAERLSWLAETDNRNTLGAFIAVGVAVVLIWDLIDTAIKTRRQTA
- a CDS encoding YbaB/EbfC family nucleoid-associated protein, which produces MTEGFEAVLAQARQALQAVRSGASAGDEPAAEGTGTACDGLVQITAQGGRLTDVTVNPRALRLPAEDLAEGFREAVNAALADMEAKSAPESPPITDPAALSEQLERLQEQSAQQMARYTRSIEETLGRMRERG
- a CDS encoding ABC transporter permease, which translates into the protein MNVIQATRLVAAREIRVKLRDRTFLFGTLFFLLIAAAGTILPPLLSGGPQSVAVTQEAAGPLRAAGLEVRVVPDDPAAEQAVRDGDVDAAVVSGPAVLAMDEAPDEVVRALSTAPPVRLLDPDAVDPVVAFLVPFVFAFVFFLTSQTFGLQIAQSVTEEKQTRIVEILVAAVPVRALLAGKVIAGGILALGQIALIAIVAVAGMQIGDSGELLTLLAPAIGWFVPFFLLGFVLLAAMWAAAGALVNRQEDIAGASTPVQLAVMLPFFAVIFLNDNAAAMRLLSYLPFSSPTAMPLRLFTGDAAVWEPFVSLAILLATAGAFVVAGARIYEGSLLRTNGRTSLRAAWRERETIG
- a CDS encoding L-threonylcarbamoyladenylate synthase, which gives rise to MARYYDVHPENPQPRIIGQVADLIRGGGLVAYPTDSCYALGIQLGNQDGLDRIRQIRHLDDRHHFTLVCRDFAQLGQFVQISNSVFRLVKASTPGSYTFILPATREVPRRMLHPRKRTVGVRVPRHTVTQALLAELGEPLVSSTLALPGDDEPMTQGWEIKERLDHQLDAVVGAGDCGKEPTTVVDLSGSEPEILRRGAGDVSRFE
- a CDS encoding WXG100 family type VII secretion target is translated as MAGFEVDPGSLRGSAGSLDQVVDRLADALTEFEGTVQALGEPWGADDIGTLIGELYHGIHDLAMSCFEGNGEVLGQFAEGLHTMADTFDEVEQEIDAGLRRIGQLLGEG
- a CDS encoding sensor histidine kinase is translated as MTVAQRDEWRRPGPTPEQRRIDLWLGLAVTLLALVSLTLTRSAGAFLLGPPPSWPEQLLWTVAVTLPLIWRRRRPAATLLVVAVAFIAAQARSAPETQFSSWALFCALYTLGAWGQDHQLARRLRIGVIATMFAWLGIYYAVTIDHIPPDAFADAVGPVPPVLAAMVTGALVNVLVFGFAYFFGETAWVAARREHELRAQAEDLRRSQAESRERAVLGERVRIARELHDVVAHHVSVMGVQASACRRVFDRDPGKARTALAAIEQSARTAVDELRRMLGVLRTSAGADAEPPAAGGVERIGELVERARAAGLTATLGVYGSPVALPESVSQAAYRVTQEAVTNTLKHAGADLLDVRVRYLAREMEVDVTDDGRAGGTANALGLGLIGMRERVTAHDGDLEAGPRAGGGWRVRARFPLAASADPPVGTQREPSEGHQLAASAERSA
- a CDS encoding PadR family transcriptional regulator; the protein is MVSEDVLRTHLQELRRGTVVVASLVALRRPDYGYALLQRLTDHGFPVDANTLYPLLRRLEDQGLLTSEWNTEESRPRKFYRTSDEGESMLDRLLDDLAAVQTSITGLIQGVDR
- a CDS encoding DUF402 domain-containing protein; the encoded protein is MGVTAFAPGDTVVRREILLGEVWFGCPTICVEDSPDLLALYLPPGADFGFPGAGDFPCGRHPWEVAGHRAWQGHGKLMLHRPGEAHSVDVFWTGPERDFAGWYFNLQDPLRRTPIGVDTLDHELDLWWGAGADRYVWKDVEMFAQRLVEGRYPGMADAIRGEGDRIAALLDAGQRWWDPAWAAWRPAPAWSAPRLPVGWDEVPPAR
- a CDS encoding response regulator, producing MSTAPTHDAPDAGRPVRVLLADDQHLVRTGFRVILEVEDDIEVVGEAADGARAVTMARATGPDVVLMDVEMPGMDGLEATRLITGEGPGAPAVLILTTFDRDDYLFAALRAGASGFLLKNGTPEELVEAIRVLARGDGLLAPEITRRVISTFARPGDPTGAARNGPDAEAALAELTPREREALVLLAAGASNAEIAAAMHLGEATVKTHVSRVLAKLGLRDRVQAVVFAYENGVVRPGG